Within Cellulophaga sp. L1A9, the genomic segment CAACCAATACAACACCAAACAATGTAAATACAAAACGAATAATACTTTCAAAGGGATGATGCCTGTTTGCTGTAGTGGCATCTACATGGTGATCTGTGTGATGCACCAAATGTATCCTCCATAACAATTTTACCTTATGCTCCGTATAATGCGCTAAGTAAGCACCAAAAAAATCTAATAGCAACACCCCTAAAACAACATAGGCCCAGAAAGGTAATGGAAGCCAATTAATAATGCCAAAATTGGCTTTTACCGTCCAGTCACTAGTTTTTAATAACAGAAAAGCTAATGCAAGATTTATGAGAACTGTTGTTACTGTAAAGAACAAGTTTGGCAAGGCATGTTTCCACTTTTTATACTTAAAAAATACTAAAGGAATAGCGCCTTCTAAGAACCAAAAAAATGAAATTCCACCAACTAAAAGTAGTGATCGGTGCAAAGAAGGTATCGTTTCAAAGTAATGTATAAGTGCTTCCAT encodes:
- a CDS encoding sterol desaturase family protein; the protein is MEALIHYFETIPSLHRSLLLVGGISFFWFLEGAIPLVFFKYKKWKHALPNLFFTVTTVLINLALAFLLLKTSDWTVKANFGIINWLPLPFWAYVVLGVLLLDFFGAYLAHYTEHKVKLLWRIHLVHHTDHHVDATTANRHHPFESIIRFVFTLFGVVLVGAPIGVVMLYQSVSLIATQFTHANIKLPKKVDEILSWVLVSPDMHKVHHHYMLPYTDANYGNIFSIWDRIFGTFMTYDRDAIVYGVDTFPDEEENGTIKSLLKQPFHSYRKPTTLER